One genomic segment of Erysipelotrichaceae bacterium 66202529 includes these proteins:
- a CDS encoding DUF1492 domain-containing protein codes for MTEKEYLLQARYLDERINSKIQQIASLNELATRCTSTISDMPRNPNHGGSRMADAVIKIVSLQEEINEDIDALVDLKHEIMGVIKAVPNVEYQTLLEKRYLCFVTWEQIAVDMNYSMQHIHRMHSAALKEITVPPKHES; via the coding sequence ATGACAGAAAAAGAATACTTACTACAGGCCCGTTATCTTGACGAGCGTATCAACTCTAAAATCCAGCAAATTGCTTCCTTGAACGAGCTGGCCACCAGATGCACCTCTACGATTTCAGATATGCCGAGAAATCCGAATCATGGCGGCTCCCGTATGGCTGATGCTGTAATCAAGATTGTTTCTCTGCAGGAAGAAATCAACGAGGACATTGATGCACTGGTTGACCTGAAGCATGAAATCATGGGTGTCATCAAGGCAGTTCCCAATGTGGAATACCAGACCCTTTTAGAAAAGCGCTACCTGTGCTTTGTCACCTGGGAGCAGATAGCCGTGGATATGAACTATTCCATGCAGCACATCCACCGCATGCACAGCGCTGCACTAAAAGAAATTACTGTGCCGCCAAAGCATGAGAGCTAA
- a CDS encoding DNA modification methylase, with protein sequence MQIAIKNVKDLLPAEYNPRKDLKPGDKEYEKLKRSIEQFGYVEPVIWNETTGRVVGGHQRLNVLQDMGLSEVDCVIVQMDEEKEKALNVALNKISGEWDNDKLALLISDLQGSDFDVSLTGFEPEELEDLFREDTKSGVKDDDFDVEAELQKPTFSKAGDLWLLGDHRLVCGDSTKPETYELLMAGKQANLVVTDPPYNVNYEGSAGKIKNDNMGNDAFYQFLFDAYTQMAAAMADDASIYVFHADTEGLNFRKAFTDAGFYLSGCCIWKKQSLVLGRSPYQWMHEPVLYGWKKSGKHQWYTGRKETTIWEFDKPKKNGDHPTMKPIPLLAYPIMNSSMTNSLVLDPFGGSGSTLIACEQTKRSCYTIELDEKFCDVIVKRYIEQVGSAEKVSVLREGLTYSYEEITAVEV encoded by the coding sequence ATGCAGATTGCGATTAAAAATGTAAAAGACCTGCTCCCGGCAGAATACAATCCTCGTAAGGATTTGAAGCCGGGCGACAAGGAATATGAAAAGCTGAAGCGCTCCATCGAGCAATTTGGTTATGTGGAACCTGTCATCTGGAACGAAACCACCGGTCGTGTGGTCGGCGGTCACCAGCGCTTGAATGTGCTGCAGGACATGGGCCTGTCCGAAGTGGACTGCGTCATCGTCCAGATGGACGAAGAAAAAGAAAAGGCTCTGAATGTGGCCCTCAATAAAATCAGCGGCGAATGGGATAATGACAAGCTGGCCTTACTTATCTCAGACCTGCAGGGCTCTGACTTTGATGTTTCTCTTACTGGTTTTGAGCCGGAGGAGCTGGAGGACTTGTTCCGAGAGGATACGAAAAGTGGCGTAAAGGACGATGACTTTGATGTGGAGGCTGAGCTGCAGAAGCCGACCTTCTCCAAGGCCGGTGACCTTTGGCTGCTGGGTGACCACCGTTTGGTCTGCGGCGATTCCACCAAGCCAGAAACCTATGAGCTTCTGATGGCCGGAAAGCAGGCAAACCTCGTAGTGACCGACCCACCCTACAATGTCAACTACGAAGGCTCTGCCGGGAAAATCAAAAATGACAATATGGGCAACGATGCCTTCTACCAATTCCTGTTTGATGCTTATACGCAAATGGCTGCTGCAATGGCAGACGATGCCAGCATATACGTTTTCCATGCAGATACTGAAGGTTTGAATTTCAGGAAAGCCTTCACGGACGCAGGTTTCTATCTTTCCGGCTGCTGCATTTGGAAAAAGCAGTCCTTGGTGCTGGGCCGTTCACCGTATCAGTGGATGCATGAGCCTGTGCTCTATGGCTGGAAGAAATCCGGCAAACACCAATGGTACACCGGACGCAAGGAAACAACCATCTGGGAATTTGATAAGCCAAAGAAAAATGGTGACCATCCTACTATGAAGCCGATTCCGCTTCTGGCTTATCCCATTATGAATTCCAGCATGACCAATTCGCTTGTCCTCGACCCCTTCGGTGGCAGCGGCTCCACACTGATTGCCTGCGAACAAACCAAGCGCAGCTGCTACACCATTGAGCTGGATGAAAAGTTTTGCGATGTTATCGTAAAACGCTACATTGAGCAGGTCGGCTCCGCTGAAAAGGTCTCTGTCCTTCGTGAGGGCTTGACCTACAGCTACGAAGAAATCACTGCTGTGGAGGTGTAA
- a CDS encoding VRR-NUC domain-containing protein: MREKTIETKLTVAVKRAGGIAVKFVSPSFDGMPDRLILLPDGVIAFVELKASGKRPRPLQEARHRLLRSLGFRVYVIDNPEQIGGMLLELQTS; encoded by the coding sequence ATGCGAGAAAAAACGATAGAAACCAAATTAACTGTGGCGGTCAAAAGGGCCGGTGGCATCGCTGTAAAGTTCGTGTCTCCGAGTTTCGATGGGATGCCCGACCGACTTATCTTATTACCTGATGGCGTAATCGCTTTTGTAGAACTGAAGGCATCGGGAAAACGTCCACGCCCACTACAGGAAGCAAGGCACAGGCTGCTGCGCTCCTTAGGCTTTCGTGTTTATGTCATCGATAACCCTGAACAGATTGGAGGAATGCTTCTTGAACTTCAAACCTCATGA
- a CDS encoding terminase, protein MAKDGTNRGGARIGAGAKKKPLADKLAEGNPGKRELTVIDFDNQSADLEGQPMPKPSRLLSAKQKDGKKLLAPTVYKKTWEWLQERHCASLVSPDLLERYAMSAARWIQCEEAISEFGFLAKHPTTGNAIQSPYVAMSQNFMSQTNRLWMEIYQIVKENCANEYNGATPMDDTMELLLRARKGN, encoded by the coding sequence ATGGCTAAGGACGGTACTAACCGTGGCGGTGCTCGTATAGGAGCTGGAGCCAAGAAAAAGCCCTTAGCTGATAAGCTCGCCGAGGGAAATCCGGGCAAACGAGAGTTGACTGTCATTGACTTCGATAACCAATCAGCCGATTTAGAAGGTCAGCCGATGCCCAAACCCTCCAGACTATTATCCGCAAAGCAAAAGGACGGTAAAAAGCTGCTTGCTCCGACAGTTTATAAAAAAACATGGGAATGGTTGCAGGAGCGCCATTGTGCTTCCTTGGTCTCTCCAGACCTTTTGGAACGCTATGCTATGAGCGCTGCCCGGTGGATTCAATGTGAGGAAGCCATCTCGGAGTTCGGCTTTTTAGCCAAACACCCCACTACCGGCAATGCAATCCAATCTCCCTATGTGGCGATGAGTCAGAACTTTATGTCCCAGACCAATCGTCTCTGGATGGAAATCTATCAAATTGTAAAAGAGAATTGTGCCAACGAGTACAACGGTGCCACTCCAATGGATGACACGATGGAACTACTGCTGCGTGCACGGAAAGGAAATTGA
- a CDS encoding HNH endonuclease has protein sequence MPRKPKRPCSHPGCPNLTEGRYCPEHEKEENKRYERYDRDPAVKRRYGRAWKRIRDSFAAAHPLCEQCLKDGRYVATEEIHHKLPLSQGGTHDRSNLIALCKSCHAKLHAEHGDRWHNR, from the coding sequence ATGCCAAGAAAACCCAAACGACCGTGTTCTCATCCCGGTTGCCCCAACCTAACAGAGGGTCGCTACTGTCCCGAACATGAAAAGGAAGAGAACAAGCGCTACGAACGATACGACCGTGACCCTGCTGTCAAGCGACGCTATGGACGGGCTTGGAAACGTATCCGTGACAGCTTCGCTGCTGCCCATCCACTTTGTGAGCAGTGCCTGAAGGACGGACGTTACGTTGCGACCGAGGAGATACATCACAAGCTCCCACTCTCACAGGGTGGTACGCACGATAGAAGTAATCTCATCGCCCTTTGCAAAAGCTGTCATGCGAAGCTCCATGCCGAACACGGAGACCGTTGGCACAACCGGTAG
- a CDS encoding virulence protein, protein MKVTYNLTDRKPFLKALEEITGVKAIYKKTPTYAYEVDYFTVTREGNLTFNDMADSKEIERVLAALAEHGFTYESIEYDEPQPELSEQEPLADCPPAYAAPEEETGLTVCLPLDKVAAGNLTNLLDAKGSLIKAALNIEETPIFITEETISFPWFHKLPEPDEIKAYTHFIAALCQMSKNQKRISATEKPVENEKYAFRCFLLRLGFIGNEYKEERKILLRRLSGNSAFKGGEGHAISE, encoded by the coding sequence ATGAAAGTTACTTACAATCTTACCGACAGAAAGCCTTTTTTAAAGGCCCTTGAGGAAATCACAGGAGTCAAGGCAATCTACAAAAAGACACCGACCTACGCCTACGAGGTAGATTATTTCACCGTTACCAGAGAAGGTAATCTTACCTTCAACGACATGGCCGACAGCAAGGAAATCGAGCGAGTGTTGGCGGCCCTTGCAGAGCACGGCTTCACCTACGAAAGCATTGAATACGATGAGCCTCAGCCGGAGCTTAGCGAACAGGAACCTTTGGCGGATTGCCCTCCAGCCTATGCTGCTCCTGAAGAAGAAACCGGACTGACCGTCTGCTTGCCGCTGGACAAGGTCGCAGCCGGAAACCTGACAAATCTTCTGGACGCTAAGGGCAGCCTCATTAAAGCAGCGCTGAATATTGAAGAAACACCAATCTTCATCACCGAGGAGACGATTTCCTTCCCTTGGTTTCACAAGCTGCCGGAGCCGGACGAGATCAAGGCCTACACCCACTTCATTGCAGCCCTTTGCCAGATGAGCAAAAATCAAAAGCGCATCAGCGCTACGGAAAAGCCCGTGGAAAACGAGAAATACGCCTTCCGCTGCTTTCTCCTTCGACTTGGCTTCATCGGTAACGAATATAAGGAAGAACGGAAAATTCTCCTGCGCAGGCTTTCGGGCAATAGCGCCTTCAAAGGAGGTGAAGGCCATGCGATTTCCGAATAA
- a CDS encoding DUF4314 domain-containing protein, producing the protein MRFPNKETVDRVRRQYPTGSRVELVRMEDVQAPPIGTKGTVTGVDDTASIMVSWDNGSSLNVIYGEDICRKVVEEHE; encoded by the coding sequence ATGCGATTTCCGAATAAAGAAACGGTTGACCGTGTTCGACGCCAATATCCAACTGGCTCCCGTGTGGAGTTAGTTCGGATGGAGGACGTGCAGGCCCCACCCATTGGCACCAAGGGTACCGTTACAGGTGTGGATGACACTGCATCGATTATGGTTTCCTGGGATAATGGCTCCAGCTTGAACGTGATTTATGGCGAGGATATTTGTAGAAAGGTTGTGGAGGAGCATGAATAA
- a CDS encoding ATP-dependent helicase: MNFKPHDYQTYAIDYIEEHPIAAVLLDMGLGKTVISLTAIADLLFDSFLAHRILVVAPLRVARDTWPAELEKWSHLKNLTFTVAVGSVKERRAALMTAADITIINRENLGWLIEDSGFSFDYDMVVIDELSSFKNHQSKRFRSLMKVRPKVKRIIGLTGTPSSNGLMDLWAEFRLLDMGKRLGRFITEYRNNYFLPDKRNGMIIYSYKPLPYAEELIYRQISDITISMKSTDHLQMPELISSKYEVKLSEEERLRYEELKKDLVLQLPDGEVTAANAASLTGKLSQLANGAIYADIGDTIEFHNRKLEALEDILEAANGKPVLVAYWFKHDLERIKRRFPVREIKESRDITDWNAGKIPVAVIHPASAGHGLNLQAGGSTLIWFGLTWSLELYQQTNARLWRQGQTSGTVVIEHLITKGTIDERILKALSQKELTQTALIDAVKANL, translated from the coding sequence TTGAACTTCAAACCTCATGATTACCAAACCTATGCTATCGACTACATCGAGGAGCATCCCATAGCTGCTGTGCTGCTGGATATGGGCCTTGGCAAAACGGTAATTTCCCTGACTGCCATTGCAGACCTGTTATTCGATAGCTTTCTGGCCCACCGCATTCTGGTGGTCGCCCCACTTCGAGTGGCTCGTGATACCTGGCCAGCAGAGCTTGAAAAGTGGTCTCACCTAAAAAACCTGACCTTTACAGTTGCTGTTGGCAGCGTGAAAGAACGCCGAGCAGCTTTGATGACTGCAGCAGATATTACCATCATCAACCGTGAGAATCTTGGATGGCTGATTGAGGACAGCGGATTTTCCTTTGACTATGATATGGTGGTCATCGACGAGCTCTCCTCTTTCAAAAATCACCAGTCGAAACGCTTCCGTTCCTTGATGAAGGTACGGCCCAAGGTCAAACGCATTATAGGTCTGACAGGCACGCCCAGCTCCAACGGCCTTATGGATTTATGGGCTGAGTTCCGGTTACTGGATATGGGCAAGCGCCTCGGTCGCTTCATTACCGAATACCGTAACAATTATTTTTTACCAGATAAACGAAATGGCATGATTATCTATTCCTACAAACCGCTGCCCTATGCAGAGGAGCTTATCTACAGGCAGATTTCAGATATTACGATTTCTATGAAATCCACTGACCACCTGCAGATGCCGGAGCTGATTTCTTCGAAATATGAGGTGAAGCTCTCCGAGGAAGAGCGCCTGCGCTACGAGGAGCTGAAGAAGGATTTAGTATTGCAGCTCCCAGACGGTGAAGTGACTGCTGCAAATGCTGCCTCTCTTACCGGCAAGCTATCCCAACTGGCCAATGGTGCAATTTATGCCGATATCGGCGATACCATTGAATTTCATAACCGGAAGCTGGAGGCGCTGGAGGATATTCTGGAGGCTGCAAACGGCAAGCCTGTTCTGGTGGCCTACTGGTTTAAGCATGACCTGGAACGTATCAAACGGCGCTTCCCGGTAAGAGAAATCAAAGAAAGCCGGGATATCACCGATTGGAATGCAGGAAAAATCCCGGTAGCTGTTATTCATCCTGCTTCTGCCGGTCATGGCCTGAATTTACAGGCTGGCGGCTCCACCCTTATCTGGTTTGGGCTGACCTGGTCACTGGAATTATATCAGCAGACCAACGCCCGATTATGGAGGCAAGGCCAGACATCCGGCACTGTGGTGATAGAACACCTCATCACAAAAGGCACCATCGACGAGCGCATCTTAAAGGCCCTCTCCCAAAAGGAGCTGACCCAGACCGCTTTGATTGATGCCGTAAAAGCCAATCTATGA
- a CDS encoding terminase large subunit, whose amino-acid sequence MAADSTYNKQMADYAVNFIECLCHTKGTWAGKPFELIDWQEQIIRDIFGTLKPNGYRQFNTAYVEIPKKMGKSELAAAVALLLTCGDGEERAEVYGCAADRQQATIVFDVAADMVRMCPALNRRVKILTSQKRIVYQPTNSFYQVLSAEAYSKHGFNIHGVVFDELHTQPNRKLFDVMTKGSGDARMQPLYFLITTAGTDTNSICYETHQKAKDILEGRKLDSTFYPVIYGADESDDWTDPEVWKKANPSLGITVGMDKVKAACESAQQNPGEENSFRQLRLNQWVKQAIRWMPMDKWDACSFKVDEEALEGRVCYGGLDLSSTTDITAFVLVFPPEDEDDKYSILPYFWIPEETIDLRVKRDHVPYDVWERQGFVQTTEGNVVHYGYIEKFIEGLGERFNIREIAFDRWGAVQMVQNLEGMGFTVVPFGQGFKDMSPPTKELMKLTLEQRLAHSGHPVLRWMMDNIFIRTDPAGNIKADKEKSTEKIDGAVATIMGLDRAIRCGNDAGASVYDDRGILFI is encoded by the coding sequence ATGGCTGCGGACTCCACCTACAATAAACAGATGGCGGATTACGCAGTCAATTTTATTGAATGCCTCTGCCATACCAAAGGCACCTGGGCCGGAAAGCCCTTCGAGCTGATTGATTGGCAGGAACAAATTATCCGAGACATCTTCGGCACCCTCAAGCCCAACGGCTACAGACAGTTCAATACCGCCTATGTGGAAATTCCCAAGAAGATGGGCAAGTCCGAGTTGGCCGCTGCGGTGGCCCTGCTGCTTACCTGCGGCGACGGTGAGGAACGTGCGGAGGTCTACGGCTGTGCAGCTGACCGCCAACAGGCGACCATTGTATTTGATGTGGCCGCTGATATGGTGCGTATGTGTCCTGCACTCAATCGCCGAGTGAAAATACTAACCTCACAGAAGCGTATCGTTTACCAACCTACCAACAGCTTCTATCAGGTACTTTCCGCAGAGGCCTACAGCAAACACGGCTTCAATATTCACGGCGTTGTCTTTGATGAGCTGCACACCCAGCCCAATCGAAAGCTCTTTGATGTTATGACCAAGGGCTCTGGCGATGCTCGTATGCAGCCGCTGTATTTTTTGATTACCACTGCCGGTACCGACACCAACAGCATCTGCTATGAAACACACCAGAAGGCCAAGGATATTCTAGAGGGCCGCAAGCTGGACTCCACCTTCTATCCGGTCATCTACGGTGCTGATGAAAGCGACGACTGGACTGACCCGGAGGTCTGGAAGAAAGCCAATCCCTCCCTCGGTATCACAGTCGGCATGGATAAGGTAAAAGCAGCCTGTGAATCCGCCCAGCAGAATCCCGGCGAGGAGAACTCCTTCCGGCAGCTGCGACTCAATCAATGGGTCAAGCAGGCAATCCGCTGGATGCCGATGGACAAATGGGATGCCTGCTCCTTTAAGGTGGATGAGGAGGCGCTGGAGGGGCGGGTCTGCTACGGCGGCCTCGACCTTTCTTCCACTACTGACATTACCGCCTTTGTGCTGGTGTTCCCACCGGAGGATGAGGATGACAAATACTCCATTCTCCCGTATTTCTGGATACCGGAAGAAACCATCGACTTGCGAGTGAAGCGTGACCACGTTCCTTATGATGTTTGGGAGCGACAAGGCTTCGTGCAGACCACCGAGGGAAATGTCGTGCATTACGGTTATATCGAAAAGTTCATCGAGGGCCTCGGTGAACGCTTCAATATCCGTGAGATTGCCTTTGACCGCTGGGGCGCTGTACAGATGGTGCAGAACTTGGAGGGCATGGGCTTTACTGTTGTGCCCTTTGGACAGGGCTTCAAGGATATGTCGCCTCCGACCAAAGAGCTGATGAAGCTGACCTTGGAGCAGCGGCTGGCCCACAGCGGTCATCCCGTACTCCGCTGGATGATGGATAACATCTTCATCCGTACCGACCCGGCTGGCAACATCAAGGCCGACAAAGAAAAATCCACAGAAAAGATTGACGGCGCTGTTGCTACCATCATGGGCCTCGACCGAGCTATCCGCTGTGGCAACGACGCAGGTGCTTCTGTTTATGATGACAGAGGCATTTTGTTTATCTGA
- a CDS encoding DUF5049 domain-containing protein, translated as MNKKVREQIMKVRDTALINMLDFSGVQNVANEMGFLELVVYIEEHPEEYGNFILTGEV; from the coding sequence ATGAATAAAAAAGTACGAGAACAAATTATGAAGGTGCGTGACACCGCCCTCATCAATATGCTGGACTTTTCCGGAGTGCAGAATGTCGCCAATGAAATGGGCTTTCTGGAGCTGGTGGTTTACATCGAGGAACACCCAGAAGAATACGGCAATTTCATCCTGACTGGCGAGGTGTAA